The genomic region GCATTATTCCTCCCTCACCTGAAAGCCAGCTCTGGGAGCAAGAGTCAACTCCCAAACCTGATGTGTCAAAACTCACTATTATAAAGACCTCTTTCTTCATCTGAAGTGAGTACTTAGGAAAAATCCATGGCATAATCAAGGGCTCTTGTGAAGTCCTGAGGAAAAAGTccttgaaaatattaattcaatatttattcatcagattttaaactgaaaatgaaaaataccaggCATGATCAAAGGAACAGTAAAGTACTTCATAAAAAGGATATACTAATGGAAAAGCCAGTAAATCTTTGTTAagtaaagaaaatcatatttcACTTATGAAGTTAAAAATGTCAATCATAACCAGTGTTCTTGAAAATTCAACCAAACAAGTTATTTTAGTTATTGTTGGAATTGATGCAATCCCCTTGAagattaattttgaaatttctagaaatcattaaaattaccctttacaaaggtattttttttctttttcaagcagTTTTATGTTTAAGAATTTATCCTCTAATTGTCCTGGCTTATATATGGGAGGATAGAGAGTCCTGACTACCCTTTTTCTTCTTACAaagatccattttttttctcatttttaggtCTTAATTTGGAACTGGTGCTGGTAATTTAAAGACCAAAATAACTGAATAATCTAGACTCTAGACTAGATATTTTGTGGGATATTATTAATAATTGAATATGGTGGAAATATCTCCTACTTTCACATTCTGCCTCTAGGTTGATCTtatatcatgcatattttcaggaAAACTGCCAGAAGTAGTAATTTTGGGGCATACTTCAAAATTCCCCAAAGAAACTTAGAATTAAAGTGAACTATCCAAAGCTGATCTGATGCCTGTTTTTGTATAGCCCAGTAGTTaagaaaaatggtttttacaGATGAATTTTTGCAATCAATTTGATGTTAGGGAAAATCTAACTTTCAGCCACACTTAAGCAGAATGTTATCCCCTAGAACAAAGTGAATTCCATTCTACTAATTGGTAGACTCTCATTACAGAAAACTACACAagtgtgtttattattattaatattgtcaATTGTAAATGATGCATCATTATATAGAATGTCCccaaaatttttgaggaaatatgctttgtctttttttacgTAAATACCTAAAAAATACACTTTGTCTCTTTGCCCCCATAGCTCAAGCTATTTATTTGGCCCTCTGCATAAAAGTTTGTTGAACTCCTTCCAGAACATTAAGAAATTACCTctgagactcttaatcataggaaaaagaaactgagggttgctggaggggtaggggtggggagatggggtaactgggtgatggacattaaggaagagggcatgtgatgtaatgagcactgggtattatataagactgatgaatcattgaactctactTTTGagactaataatacattatatgttaatttattgaatttaaattgaaaaggaaaaaaataaattacctctgatttttttttagttttttttttattttttatttcaaagacacTGTTATCAAAGACAACAACCACTCCTGGTAATCCAATCAAATCCTATCTAATAAATACTGACATTTAACAGCCTCAAAAGATGCCTCAGGATAGCCTCTAAATTATAAAGTAATCATCTTCAGCAGTCATCTGATAAAGCCCAgtctataaaacaaaaccagaatatcCACAGCCATGTGACATGCAACtatctaatattttatatatacattgatTTTAATGTCATAAATCAAAGTATGGACATCTGCACATGTGTGAATATTTTccataatctttaaaaaggtgATCTATGAGCTGAGGTTTTCAGGAACAGCCAACAAGCCTTAAGTTCTCAAGCCATTACTTTAGACAGAACACTCTATATACTCATTAATACAATAGTCTTGAGTGATTAAAAAGCATAATATTTTATATCCACTGAGAAGATATGCTGCCAAATGCCAAGTAGGtacgcacacaccacacacacacacacacacacacacacacacacacacctgcctttCTTATAGTAAAAAGCTCACCAATGACATATGATAGCTTTCAAAATAAAGTTCAACGAGTTGGCACAATGTCCATAATCATTCTTGATATTTGTATTTGTCTTATCTCTACAAAATGTACATTACACTGAAAAAAACCTGTGCAGTTTCTTGATTCTCTATTTAATCTCCAATATTATCTACCTGTCATGAATGCCTTACCTGCTTAGCCATTCATTTGTCTTTTGTTAAGAATCAGACTCcttacagagaaagacaaataccatatgatttcattcatgtgtggaacttaaggaaaaaaacaaacaagtaaagggaaaaaataagaaagagagagagagagagagagaactcaagaaagagagactcttaactacagagaacaaactgatgggtaccagaggggaggtgggtggggggatgggtgaaatagctgATGGGGAGTAAGGAGCACACTTGCTGAGATGAGCAAGGTgatgtatacaaatgttgaataccatattgtacacctaaagctataacactgtatgttaaataactggaattaaaatttaaaaaaaagaagaatcagactccctaattaaaaaaacaaagaaaataaaaataactctacAGACTGCTGCTTTCAGTTGAATTTCAGTGCTTCGCTCTCTTTGCTAACCCACATTCCATTGGTACCTCTActgcttttctctcattttcctctctctctttctcccagaAATATAAAGCTATGGtggctataaaataaaaaaaaatgtaaacactatGTCAAATTTACCATTATGCCTCTATTCTTTAGTATAGAATTTACAGTATTGTAGGTTTTTTATAACACTTGATGAATTAATAAGTAAGTAATGGTGAGGTTGCAGAAAAAGTAGTGAAGTGTTAAAAGGAAAACTGGATTGCTCAGGATTTTTGTATCTTAATGCCCTGAATGACACTGCAAATGTTGAAATTTGAAGACTATGTCTCATCAGATACAtagtttttacttctttgtttgggtgttttttgtttgagtaagaataataataataataaaaaaaacttcctctcatttgttttaaagatgtttGGGATGATCCAGAAACAAACAGAATCAATGTTCTGTTTTCACTGACCTGGGCAATcaaaaacaatgagtcatggatgCATTTAAATTCATCGAGAGATACATATCTGTTAATCCTTCTAGAGAAGGATACTTAAAGGAGAAAGTTCAAGCAGgaactaaaaattaagaaaaaaggaaatgatacatGTTCACTATTTTGCTCTTTCTACATTACTTATTCTCATTACCCAGTAGGATCTAAATCTCATGAAGAATAGGTATCATGGGCTATGATGTAACAACTGTCTAAAAGGCAGGCAAATTTCACAAAAGAATTAAATAGAAAACTCAAGCATCACAATCAGCATGcatttttgctgttttatttagttttgagaGATTGTTACTATTGCATAAAGGGGAAGGCTGCAGGTGTTAATCACAGTGGATTTTATGAACACAACTTTACCACATGAATGCGGATCTGCTTGGTCTTGGCACCATAGACAAGTGGATTGAGAAATGGGGGGACCAGCAAGTAGAGGCTAGAGAAGAGGATATGGATATAAGGGGGAACATGAGCACCAAACCTATGtgtgaagaaggagaagaaggcgaGGAAGTAGAGCTGGAGGAAGACACAGATGTGGGCGAAGCAGGTATTGAATGCTTTTCACCGAGCCTCCTTCTGGGGCAAGCGATAAACTGTGATAAATATCTGTATGTAGGACAAAGTGATGAAGGTGAAGTCGAACCCTGCAACAGTGAATGCCACAAACAAACCATAGATTTTGTTGACCCGCACATTTTCTGCAGCCAGTTTCACAATGGCCATATGCTCACAGTAGGAGTGGGAGATGATGGTTGTATGGTAAAATTGAAACTGGCACTTTATCAGTACTAGGCATGGGGCTACCAGAATGGCAGCCCTGAGTGTTACCACAGCCCCTATTTGGGTGACCAGCTGGTGGGTGAAGATGGCACCATGTCTTAGTGGATAACAGATGGCCACATAACGGTCCAGAGCCATGGCCAGGAGGATGCCTGACTCTATGCACTGAAATGAGTGGATGAGCCACATTTGAAGCAAGCAAGAATCAAAATAAATCTCTGGCACATGAAACCAGAATATGCCAAGCATCTTGGGCATAATGGTGGTTGCAAGTGCAATATCTGTGACTCCTAGCATGCCTACAAAAATGTACATGGGCTCATGGAGACTACGCTCTGAAATGATGATGATCAGAAGCAAGGAATTTCCAATCAAAGCAAAAAGATACATGGCACAGAATGGAATCCCGATCCAGCACTGCACAGACTCTAGACCTGGGATTCCTATTAGTGTCAACAGAGAAGGCATGAAGACTGTAATGTTGGAGATGGACATAATGTCTTTGGGTctccagaagaaaatgaaagaagtatCTCAGTCAGTGGTACACTTCTCTACTCCTTTTTCCATCCAAAGTCATCGTAGTGAGTCTCTCTGATTTTGGCCGAAGTCTAAGACCATATCATccatttcacatatattattgaTGAAAAAAGACTGACTCATAGATGCACATCACTGTTTTGAGGGAGGATATCCCCACGCACTAGTCCATAAGAACAGGTTAAGTGCATGGCAGGTCAAATGCATTAGAACCACCAGATCATCTGAGTAAGGGAATCAACTGCTGACCTTTCTATATGTCCTTCTGGACCTGTGGACAAAATAATAAtgcttgttcattttgtttggaaATTGTACATTAATCAGATTTTCATAAATCTCTCCCTATCCAAAATTGCAGCTAATCCTTagtgctctatttttttttcccactgtccTTGAGTCAGGAACTTTTAGTTTAGACTAGCAACTAATCAGACTCTAACCTGTATACTGGTATGAAAAGCTTCTTATGGAAGAGAAGAATGATAGAAACAGCTTCACCCAAGAGCATAATATACttagatatctatatctatatattacaTATCTGCATAAGAATGGGTGTCCTTTTAAAAGAATGTGAGGTAGAGCTCGAGAGAAGATGATTCAAATCCATGTAATTTTTACAATCTGGATCAAAGTTCCATGCTATTTTTTACATTACtagtaaaactgtattttattttgtctctatTACTAACATGGAATTCCTTAAAATGAGTGGCATGCTTAAAATAGCAGAAATTCTGGAATACACATTTCACAATTACTAGAGGCAAGAAATATCtaggaggaaaggaaaatctgagaaacaatGTAGAGGTAAGTGGACTCACTCTTGCTTACTAAAGGACATAGGTAAATGGGTTAACCTAGCCAGAATAGAGTTTAGTTCCTAGGGTTTAAAGTGTTCAGAGTTATCATTAGCAAAAGATTGGTAAATTTAGGCTTGTTGATGTTTAAGAATATACACATCATTTGAATGCTTCAATCATTTTGGAGCTCAAGCatcaaaaatgaatagaaaataaaggGGTGAAAAGATAGTTTCCTTAAAAGGGAGCTCAATCTAGaagtaaaaaaggaagacagagggCAGAACTTGGGACACCAGAAATGATGCAGGAAAGGGCTGTAAAGCAACTAAAGATAATTTGATCACCACAATTCACTGATGActgaatattctaaaaatttgGGCTCTAAGTCCCCAAATGAGAGTTCTTCTCTGATAAAGATCATTGCTTTGAAAAATTGCATATCTAGAATCATGAAATTCTCAAGTTgtacaatagaaaaatatttgctatccTTTAAAAAACAGGGTTCAGTTATGTCATGCTTTCCTAGACTCTCCAACACTGTTGCTTTATGTCAGCAAGCTCACAATCACTTAACCATATACTGAATGTCACCAAATATGCCAGTTATTCAAGAACAGCTGTGGTTTATGCAGCTAAAACTCTAGTGAGTGGTCATAGTCAGAATGATCATTTATGAAGAAAGGTTGTATCCAGCCAACATGTATTTAGGATAGATTGGTCAGTCAGCTAAGTCCTTGATTTCCACAGCTTTACTCTCCAGTGCTTCATATTACAAATTCATAGGTCACAGATTGTTTCTCATAGGgttgactttttctttcctcatagTTAATCAGAATTAGTAGGAATTCTTTAGTAACAATCTCATTGTCTGACTTATTCAAGAGAAAGGAGCTGCCATGGGAGCATTACCTGATAGGTACAGACAGTGGGAAGGCAGATGGGAGAGGACCTAAGTGAGTACAAGGCAGGGGGGAAGGAGTGCTTATCATTGGAAAAACCAGCAGTGAAGCATTATGAAGTAAATTTGGGGATAGTGAGACTTCCTTGCCCTTTGTTGTTGGGAACCAGTTCTGCTCTTATCAGACACCTGAAGACCATCGTTAGTCTTCATAACACTATCCCTCTTTACTTACCTCccctccatctttctttctcctgAGATTCTGGTCTCATTCCCTGGTATCATGTGCTGGACAGTGCCTCTTCTGTCTGCACCCTCAGTAACAGAACTTCATCAATGTCATGAACTCTGATCCATTTGCTGCTGGGGCTATATCCAATATATGGATATCTCTGGGATAAGCTTTCCTGCTTTTGTTCTGTCCCTGCAAAACAAATTTGACCCTATTCTGTAAGTCTGTCTGAGATCATGTTGGTAGATTCATCCTCCAGCAAAACTCACAGCAAGGTCTGTTTCATGCTGAGGCAGCAGCATAAATTTATTGAGCTTGAATTATAGAAGAAAGCTGCTGACTACCAATTAAAATGTTCCCCAGTGAatgtggggaagggggagttCTGAATATGAACTGAGATACTTCCTCACCACTAGCCCAGTCCAGGAGTGGCCCAGCAGCTCAAAATGATACCCTTTTGGGTCCATCCACACCTAATGCCTCTGAAATCATTTCTATAACTTGCAGAATCTCATTGctcatctcttttctctttccccaaagGGTAAATTAATATACACAAGTTGTATTTTTATGAGTTCAGTTCCTTTTTTGTTGTCCTCATTTGCAAAAAACAtctatttacaaatgacatataagataaagggctagtatctaaaatctataaagaacataccaaaatcaacagccaaagaacaaataatccaatcgagaaatgggcagaagacatgaacagacctttctccgaagaagacatataaatggccaacaaacacatgaaaaaatttttgctcaaggtcactcggcatcagggaaatacaaatcaaaaccacaatgagatactacctcacaccaatcagaatggctaaaattaacaagtcaggaaacgacagatgttggcgaggatgcggagaaagtggaaccctcctatactgttggtggaaatgcaagctggtgcagccactctggaaaacaacatggaagtttctcaaaaagttgaaaatagaggtaacctatgacccagcaattgcgctaccgggtatttaccccaaaatacaaacatagtgattggaagggacacctgcaccccaatgtttatagcaacggtatctacaatagccaaactaaggAATGAGCCCatagtgtgtgcacacacacaaaatggaatatttctcagccatcaaaaaatgaagtcctgccatttgcaatgattgggtggaactagagggtattatgctaagtgaaataagttaatcagagaaagactattatatgatctcactggtgtgtggaatttaagaaacataggatcatatgggaagagaggaaaaaataaaacaagatgaatacagagagggagataaaccataagggacccttaatcataggaaacaaactgagggttgctgaaggggatgGGGTGATGGGGTAATTGGCTgttggacattaaggaaggcatgtgacgtaatgagcactgggtgttatataagactgatgaatcactgacctctacctctgaaaccaataatacattatatgttaattaattgaatttaaattttaaaaaatggaaaacaattaaaaataaaacataaaaaaataaatctaaaaaaacaaactaaaaaagaaacaaaaacaaagtggttataccattttacactctCATCAGTAATATATGGAAAAACATCTAAAGAACACTTAGATGTGGGCATGTTCCTATTGCATGAGTTCTATAAATATCCTTATGACCCTTCTTTCACTGAGACAATTccggaaaaaaaatctgtatctacAATGGCTCTTTACCATACATTTAATTCTTACTCTCCTGTAGTCTCATTCCTCagatttttatcttgttgaagctAAGTTGGTAAATTCAGTAATCTCAGAAAGTCCAGCTATGATGGACATTTCTAAATCCTTCTGTATGAGCTCTGAGCCGGTTGTTGCCCATTTGATGAAAtttttctccatccctccctttctaccttcctccctctttcttccactcttctctcagAATGCAGGTGTTTTATACCTCGTAGATGTGGAGGAATCATGTCATCTGCTCTTGATGCAAGTAAAAAGAAGATATCATATATACTttcaatattttagaaatatgggAAGAAGGATGGATATATCTTTCATCATTAGAACAAATGATGAATTCTAAGAAATACTTATGCACATGGTACCTTTCTCCTTGACATGATTCACCTGGTTTCTAGACTTTCTTGTATGTTGCTAACTTAAGAGGTACTTGAGGTAAATGTTAAAACGCTGGCGAATTTAGGAAGAATCCTTTCAGGAGGATGGAGGAGGCATTCACAGTGGATTTCAGGGAGAAGAGATAGAGATAAAAGGGCAAGGGACTTTAAATGCTCTTTCTAGAATTTTGTCTGTGAAGGAGACAGATACAATGGTACTGATTCATGTTGAATAGA from Zalophus californianus isolate mZalCal1 chromosome 11, mZalCal1.pri.v2, whole genome shotgun sequence harbors:
- the LOC113914931 gene encoding LOW QUALITY PROTEIN: olfactory receptor 52A1-like (The sequence of the model RefSeq protein was modified relative to this genomic sequence to represent the inferred CDS: substituted 1 base at 1 genomic stop codon), producing MSISNITVFMPSLLTLIGIPGLESVQCWIGIPFCAMYLFALIGNSLLLIIIISERSLHEPMYIFVGMLGVTDIALATTIMPKMLGIFWFHVPEIYFDSCLLQMWLIHSFQCIESGILLAMALDRYVAICYPLRHGAIFTHQLVTQIGAVVTLRAAILVAPCLVLIKCQFQFYHTTIISHSYCEHMAIVKLAAENVRVNKIYGLFVAFTVAGFDFTFITLSYIQIFITVYRLPQKEARXKAFNTCFAHICVFLQLYFLAFFSFFTHRFGAHVPPYIHILFSSLYLLVPPFLNPLVYGAKTKQIRIHVVKLCS